A DNA window from Solanum stenotomum isolate F172 unplaced genomic scaffold, ASM1918654v1 scaffold31518, whole genome shotgun sequence contains the following coding sequences:
- the LOC125852002 gene encoding F-box/LRR-repeat protein At3g26922-like, whose protein sequence is MSSDEIKDGGPRKKSTVDILDFITELPDDVRLEIISLLCIKDAVRTCVLSKKWLSLWTLPSKFTFTEKKLSTSIENYILFVDSVVSRALSPKVTTFAIEGGEIFRYDSHIKDWLNFAIQRRVEDLVCISDSCSRICEIPENFFDCSSLIKLHMRGLFFRDANPPWNWQFLKIIQLGFVPLNDLSVSSLLSGCPVLESVEFYSVNGLNSLLIGSKKLKNLILKDLQNDTGNLEINAPYLEYLNIAGNLRNLQCRLLDVSALATAKLTFTVVCGLELGFKITDCHKYHKAFISLTQQNIGKLRLAKEITMGAWFFEAPCMLQQFNELPNLDLKWTRLTLDLFIDDFNVNSVADLIGAATCVETLNINIKTSRENIAT, encoded by the exons ATGTCTTCAGACGAAATCAAAGATGGCGGCCCGAGAAAGAAATCGACCGTCGACATTCTGGATTTCATCACCGAATTGCCGGATGACGTTCGGCTCGAAATAATCTCACTCCTGTGTATAAAAGACGCAGTCAGAACGTGCGTTCTGTCAAAGAAATGGCTTTCGCTATGGACTTTACCGAGTAAATTCACTTTCACGGAGAAAAAATTATCCACATCGATCGAGAATTATATATTGTTCGTGGATAGTGTCGTGAGTCGTGCCCTATCTCCGAAAGTCACTACGTTTGCTATCGAAGGCGGAGAGATTTTCAGGTATGATTCTCACATTAAGGATTGGCTGAATTTCGCCATACAAAGGAGAGTAGAGGATTTAGTATGTATATCCGACAGTTGTTCAAGAATATGTGAAATACCTGAAAATTTTTTCGATTGTTCTTCCCTGATAAAATTGCATATGAGAGGGTTGTTTTTTCGAGATGCAAATCCGCCATGGAACTGGCAATTTCTGAAGATAATCCAGCTTGGTTTTGTACCGCTAAACGATCTTAGTGTTTCATCCCTATTATCAGGCTGTCCTGTGTTAGAATCTGTGGAATTCTACAGTGTCAATGGTTTAAATTCGCTGCTTATCGGTTCtaagaaattgaagaatttgATCTTAAAAGATCTGCAAAATGATACTGGTAATTTGGAAATAAATGCTCCGTATCTGGAGTATTTGAATATTGCAGGGAATTTACGTAATCTTCAATGTAGACTACTGGATGTGTCTGCTTTGGCCACTGCCAAGCTCACCTTTACAGTTGTTTGTGGTCTTGAACTGGGATTTAAAATCACCGATTGTCACAAATATCATAAAGCTTTTATCAGTTTGACCCAACAGAATATTGGAAAACTCAGATTGGCAAAGGAAATCACAATGGGGGCATGGTTCTTTGAG GCCCCATGCATGCTTCAACAGTTTAATGAATTGCCGAATCTGGACTTAAAATGGACTCGTCTCACGCTTGATCTGTTTATAGATGATTTTAACGTGAACAGCGTAGCTGATCTTATTGGTGCTGCAACTTGCGTTGAAACATTGAACATAAACATCAAAACAAGTCGA GAAAATATTGCCACATAG